The Pyxidicoccus sp. MSG2 DNA segment CCACCAGGAACAGCACCAGGAGTGCGCCCACGACGGAGAACAGCAGTCCGGTCGGGTGCAGGTCGAAGATGCGGCCGTCGCTGCGGAACAGCGAGCCGATGAAGCCACCCACGAACGAGCCGGCGACGCCGAGCAGCGTGGTGG contains these protein-coding regions:
- a CDS encoding GlsB/YeaQ/YmgE family stress response membrane protein, encoding MGIIAFLVIGLLAGLIARAVMPGNQSMGLIATTLLGVAGSFVGGFIGSLFRSDGRIFDLHPTGLLFSVVGALLVLFLVGMAGGRRRVRV